Within bacterium, the genomic segment CCCGACACCTACCCGGCGCACCAGCTGCTCGCCCAGCTCTACCTCAAGCAGGGCGACACGAGGCAGGCGCTGGCCGAGTACAAGGAAATGATCCGCATCCAGCCCTGGAGCGCACAACCCTATTTCCTCATGGGTAGGACGCTTCGCCGACAGGGACTCCAAGAGGAAGCCCGACAGCACTTCCGGCGGGCGCTGGAACTCGATCCGAACCACGCGGGAGCCCGAAGGGCCCTGCGCCGCACTGCCCAAAGACGCCCCCGGGGGGGCTAAGGCACAACGGCCTGTACTGCCACTCCCTCGGGTGAGAAACCACTCGTCGTGCCGGGAGGATTTCGACTCACCCCGAATTCCTCTGCACTGACCGGGCGTTGCGCCGACTCTTGCCTACCAGCCGCAACACCACGGTCTTCCTCGGCTTCTTGGGCCAGTCGAAAACTACTCGAGACGGCAGATTCCTTTGACACTTCCCCGCACCGCCAGCCACTTCTCTACGTGACCCCAGTTGTCGTCTTGCCTTTCGCATGTCGGTCGGCGCAAAGGAGACTGGCAGTCGATCGTGGCGGCCCGTTCCAGGGGCAGGGTCTCTCGGCCCATCAAGAGCGAGAGGCATTCAAGAATTGAAACAAAGGAGTTCCCTCATGAACAAGTTGATGAAATTCATTTCGATTGCCGGCCTCTCCATGGCCCTGGCAGTCACCGCGCAGGCCAGTGCCCTCTCGACCGGTGGCGTTAGC encodes:
- a CDS encoding tetratricopeptide repeat protein — encoded protein: MAHANLGRFLLAEDRLQESLLAYRGALDIRPDAYRAHIGMAKAQLKMGQEAEAVGHLKAALEIAPDTYPAHQLLAQLYLKQGDTRQALAEYKEMIRIQPWSAQPYFLMGRTLRRQGLQEEARQHFRRALELDPNHAGARRALRRTAQRRPRGG